In Chrysoperla carnea chromosome 2, inChrCarn1.1, whole genome shotgun sequence, the following proteins share a genomic window:
- the LOC123292595 gene encoding uncharacterized protein LOC123292595: MTPFLFCIVVMIYLLLVVEEMYCQNITEEQETFTEDSTDLFPEGRRFIIVPKDSESHKTIDRKTGGGGDSKIHKMFPNSSESRRGQRLHCYQCESKTVDFEFDPCGAQFWKYNIEAAKVGYDVECANGTDTFCVKMIINEGSATTTRRGCSGPTDDDDNEIQIGCITVIAHLDTMLCVCRDNLCNFSERLQKPINAIIIHVIVLSSTLSSLLVW; encoded by the exons atgaccCCCTTCTTATTTTGTATTGTAGTAATGATTTATTTGCTGTTGGTAGTAGAAGAAATGTATTGTCAAAATATAACCGAGGAACAAGAAACGTTTACCGAAGATTCGACTGATTTGTTCCCTGAAGGACGCAGGTTTATTATAGTGCCGAAAGATAGTGAGAGTCATAAAACTATAGATCGAAAAACTGGAGGAGGTGGTGATtccaaaatacataaaatgtttCCTAATTCATCCGAGAGTAGACGAGGACAACGATTACACTGTTATCAATGTGAATCAAAA acagTTGATTTCGAATTTGATCCATGTGGTGCACAGTTTTGGAAATACAATATAGAAGCAGCTAAGGTTGGATATGATGTTGAATGTGCAAATGGAACAGAtacattttgtgtaaaaatgataataaatgaaGGTTCGGCTACTACAACACGTCGTGGATGCAGCGGTCCAACagatgatgatgataatgaaATTCAAATTGGTTGTATAACCGTTATTGCACATTTGGACACAATGTTATGTGTATGTCgagataatttatgtaattttagtGAACGATTACAAAAACCTATTAACGCTATTATTATTCATGTAattgt